The region GCTCATGGACTACCTCGGCGGCCTGAGCGTTCTTTCCGGGAAGCTCATCAAGTCGGTGTTTCAGCGGGGCTTCCCCTTCAACGAGACGATCAAGCAGTTCGAGGAAGTCGGCATCAAGTCGGCGGCTTTGACCAACTTGATCGCCTTGTTCACCGGCTTGGTCCTGGCCGTCCAGTTCATCGTCGGTTTGGAGCGCTTCGGGTTGCAGCTCTACACCGGCCAAATCATCGGCATCGCCATCACCCGCGAGCTCGGGCCGGTCCTGACCTCCTTGATGATCGCGGCCCGAGTCGGCTCGGGCATCGCGGCCGAAATCGGCTCGATGAACGTCACCGAGCAGGTGCTGGCGGTGGAGGCGATGGGAGCCGATCCGGTGCAAAAATTGGTGATTCCCCGGGTGGTGGCTTGCACGCTCTGCGCGCCGATCCTCACCGTCGTCGCCGACTTCGTTGGGATCATCGGCGGCATGATCATCACCACCATGCAGACCGGCGTCGGCACCCGTTACTATCTCGACCAGATCACCACCACCGTCCAGATGATCGACTTCGGGAGCGGCATCGCCAAAACCTTCTTCTTCGGTTTCTTCATCGGTGTCATCGCCTGCTATCAGGGCTTGAACACCCGGGGCGGCACCGAGGGCGTCGGCCGGGCCACGACCCTTTCGGTGGTCTACAGCTCGATCGGGATCTTCATTTCGGACTTTTTTCTCACGAAGCTGTTTTTGCTCTTTTAAAATGGATCACGCCTTCATCCAATTTGAGCATGTCAAGAAGGCCTTCGATGAGAAGGTGATCTACAAGGATCTCACTCTCGACATCCAAAAGGGCGAGACCATCACGATCATCGGCGGGTCCGGCACCGGAAAGAGCGTCATGCTGAAGCTCTTGCTGGCGTTGATGCAGCCCGACGACGGGAAGATCCTCTTCGACGGCGAAGACGTCGTGCAGATGGGCCCCGAAGAGCTGAATCGGACTCGAAAGCGGGTCGGCATGCTTTTCCAGGGCGGGGCTCTCTTTGACTCGATGACGGTCTACGAGAACGTGGCATATCCGCTCTACGAGAATTTTAAGGATTACGACGAAGAGAAGATCGCCAAGATCGTGCAGGAGAAACTCGACGTGGTTGGATTGGGCGACACCGCCAAGATGATGCCGTCGGACCTGTCAGGCGGCATGAAGAAGCGGATCGCCTTGGCCCGGGCCATCGCCACCGACCCCGAGGTCATCCTCTACGACGAGCCCACGACCGGGTTGGATCCGACCAACACCAACCGGATCAACGAGCTCATCATTAGCCTGCAGAAGCGCTTCAAGGTGACCTCCCTGGTGGTGACTCACGACATGAACAGCGCTTTCAAGATCAGCGACCGTTTGGCCCTGCTTTACGACAAGAAGATCGAGTGGGTCGGCACCAAGGGCGAGGTCGACCACTCCGACAACGAGATCGTCAAAAAATTCATCGAAGGACAGATCGGGGAATAGCCATGAAAGTCAAAACCTCCCAGCAAATCCGGGTCGGCATCTTCGTTTTCATCGGCCTCATCCTCTCGATGGTGGTCATCTTCCTGCTCGGCGACGGCTGGGCCATTTTTCAGCGCCAGTACAACCTCTACAGCAGCTTCAAGGACATCAGCGGCCTCAAGCTCGACGCTCCGGTTTACTTGGCCGGCATTCAGGTCGGAAGGGTCGACAGCATCGCTTTTCCCGAGAACCTGAAAGACCAGCAGGTCACGATCAAGATGAAGATCCAACATCAGTTCCGCGACCGGATCCGCCAAAACAGCACCTCCCGCATCACCACCCAGGGTTTGCTGGGCGACAAGGCCATCTTCATCTCGATGGGCAGTCCGGAGTACCCCGAGATGAAGGACGGCGATACCCTCAACGCCAAGGAGGGTCTTTCGCTCGAGGCCATCTCCGACCGCGGAACCGAGCTGCTGGATAATGTGACCAAGCTCTCCAAGAACGTCGATGGGCTGGTCGAGGACATCCGAACCAACGAAGGCTTGGTCCATGCCTTGATCTACGACACCGAGGGTAAAGAGATCGTCCGCGATCTGGCCAAGCTCACTCAATCGGCCCAGAGCGTGGTCCGGGAGGTCCAGCAAGGCCGCGGCAGCATCCATGCCTTGATCTACGACCCGGTGGACAAAGACATCGGCAAGGCCTTCTCCCAGACCGCCGAGAACCTCAAAAACGTCTCCCGCGACTTCGCGGCGATCAGCGGAAAGATCGAGAAGGGCGAGGGCAGCGTCGGCGGCCTGATCAACGATCCCACCGTCTATTACGACCTGATGACCCTCCTGGGCAAAGCCAACCGAAACAAGATCCTGCGGACGGTCATCCGCGCCACCTTGGCGACGAACGAGAAGGACCTGATCGAAAAGTAGCGCCACGGCTATATCGCCGCAAATTAAAGCTCCTGCTCAAAAATTCACCCTTGCTTTTGAAAAATTCTTTTCCCCGCCGCCATGCCTGAAAACTATTGCATTGCGCGGCTTCCAGCCTTTGCTATAATTTGCTCAGGGAATACGCTGCGTTGTGTCACCCCTCAAGACGAGGACCATTTAGCTTTGAAAACTGCATAGAGGCGGCAGGCTCGTAAGAGTCAAAGCCGATTTCCGCACGGAAAGAAAGAGAGGACGCATGACGACGTCGGGATCGACCTTGATGGCAGAACTTCGGAATCTCCAAAACGTGCAGCTCTATCAAGATCTGAACTGGGAGGGGAGCTTCGAAGAATATTTGGAAATCGTCCGCCGGGATCCCAAAGTGGCCCGGTCGGCTTTCCAGCGCGTCTACGACATGATCGTCGCGCAGGGCACCGAGGAGTACAAGGAATACAAAAAGAAGATCGTCCGTTATAAGTTCTTCGAAGATCCCTTCGAGAACGGCAAGGACGGGATCTTCGGGTTGGATCTGCACCTGATGAAGCTGGTCCACCTCTTCAAGTCGGCGGCCAAGCGCTACGGCGCCGAGAAGCGGATCTTCCTCCTCCACGGGCCGGTCGGCTCCTCCAAGAGCACCATCGCCCGTCTCCTGAAAAAGGGAATCGAGCACTACAGCCGGACGCCCGAAGGCGCGCTTTACACCTTCAAATGGGTCAAACACCCCTCGGTCGACGCCAAGGAAGTCTTCGGCTCCTCCGAGGAGCTGCCTTGCCCGATGCACGAGGAGCCGCTGCGGCTGATCCCGCCGGAGCTGCGCAGCCGGATCACCGACGAGCTCAACAAGAAGCTGACCGACGGCTTCAAGATCGTCATCGAGGGCGATCTTTGCCCGAGCTGCCGCTATATTTTCAATGCCCTCGGCCATTACTACAAAGGCGATTGGGCCAAGGTCGTCGACAACCATATCCGAGTGAAGCGGCTGGTCTTGAGCGAGAAGGACCGGATCGGCATCGGCACTTTCCAGCCTAAGGACGAGAAGAACCAGGATTCGACCGAGCTGACCGGCGACATCAACTACCGCAAGATCGCCGAATACGGCAGCGAGTCCGATCCCCGGGCCTTCAACTTCGATGGCGAGTTCAACATCGCCAACCGCGGGGTGATCGAGTTCATCGAGGTTCTCAAGCTCGACGTGGCATTCCTCTACGACTTGCTCGGCGCCTCCCAGGAGCACCGGATCAAACCCAAGAAGTTCGCCCAGACCGACATCGACGAATTGATCCTCGGCCACACCAATGAGCCCGAGTACCGCAAGCTCCAGAACAACGAGTACATGGAGGCTCTCCGCGACCGCACGGTCAAGGTCGACATCCCCTACGTCACCCGGCTGGGCGAGGAAATGAAGATCTACGAGAAGGACTTCAATTCCGAAAAGATCCAGGGCAAGCACATCGCCCCCCACACCATCGAGATGGCCAGCATGTGGGCGGTTTTGACCCGGCTCGAGGAGCCGAAGAAGGCCAACCTCACCCTGCTTCAGAAGCTGAAGCTCTACGACGGCAAGACTTTGAGCGGCTTCACCGAGGACAACGTCAAAGAGCTTCGCAAAGAGTCGACCCGCGAGGGCCTCGACGGCATCAGCCCGCGCTATATCCAGGACAAGATCAGCAACGCCCTGGTCAAGGACGCCGAGGGCTGCGTCAACCCCTTCATGGTGCTCAACGAGCTCGAGAGCGGGCTGCGCCATCATTCGCTGATCCGCGACGAGGATCTGCGCAAGCGGATGATGGAGATGCTCTCGGTGGTGAAGGAAGAATATGAAGACATCGTGAAGAACGAAGTCCAGCGGGCGATCTCCAGCGACGAGGAGGCCATCGGCCGGCTTTGCGCCAACTACATCGACAACGTCAAGGCCTACACCCAGAAAGAGCGGGTCCGGAACAAATACACCGGCCAGGACGAGGAGCCCGATGAGCGGCTGATGCGCTCGATCGAGGAGAAGATCGACATCCCCGAGTCGCGGAAGGACGACTTCCGCCGGGAGATCATGAACTACATCGGCGCCTTGGCGGTCGAAGGCAAGAAGTTCGATTACAAGACCAACGAGCGGCTGCACAAGGCCTTGGAGCTCAAGCTTTTCGAGGACCAGAAGGACTCGATCAAGCTGACCTCGCTGGTCACCAGCGTCATCGACAAGGATACCCAGGAGAAGATCGACGTGGTCAAGTCGCGGCTGATCCATAACCACGGCTACTGCGATATCTGCGCCACCGACGTCTTGAACTACGTCGCCAGTATTTTCGCCAGAGGAGACATCAAGGGCCAGTAGCCCGAGAGGAACATGGTTCTCAAGATCGAACAGGACTACAACCGGTTCAAGCAGATCGTCCGCGGCAAGATCAAGCGGGAGCTGCGCAAATTCATCACCAACGGCGAGCTGATCGGCAAGCAGGGCAAGGATCTGATCAGCATTCCCTTGCCTCAAATCGACATTCCCCACTTCACCTTCGGCAGCCGCCAAAAGGGCGGGGTCGGCCAGGGCGAGGGCGCGGTCGGCGATCCGCTGGGTGCCGATCCCGACGAGGGCGGCGATCCCAAGGCCGGCAACGCCCCGGGCGACCATATCCTGGAGGTCGACATCACCCTCGAGGAGCTGGCCGAGATCATGGGCGAGGAGCTGGAGCTTCCCCGGATCGAGCCCAAGGGCAAGTCGAGCATCGTCAGCCAGCGGACCAAGTATTCCTCGCTGCGGCGGAGCGGTCCCGATTCCTTGGTCCACCGCAAGCGGACCTACAAAGAGGCCCTCAAGCGCCAGATCCTGGCCGGGACCTACAAGTCGGAGAAGCCGGTGCTGCTGCCGATCCGCGAGGACCGGCGTTATCGCTCCTGGAAGGAGGAGCGCAAGCCGGAGTTCAACGCGGTCGTGATCTACATGATGGACGTCAGCGGATCGATGGGCTCGGAGCAGAAGGAGATCGTCCGGATCGAGTCCTTCTGGATCGATACCTGGCTGCGATCCCAGTACGACGGCCTCGAGACCCGCTACATCATCCACGACGCGGTGGCCCGCGAGGTCGATCAAGAGACCTTCTATCATACCCGGGAATCCGGCGGCACGATCATCTCTTCGGCCTACAAGCTTTGCCTCAAGATGATCGAGGAAGAGTACGACCCCGCCCAGTGGAACCTTTACGCCTTCCATTTCAGCGACGGCGACAACTGGTCGAGCAACGACACCCAGGAATGCCTCAAGCTGCTCAGCGAGCAGATGCTGCCCAACCTCAACCTGTTTTGTTACGGCCAGGTCGAGAGCGAATACGGCAGCGGCCAATTCCTTCGCGATTTGACCGAGCGCTACGACGGCAAGGAGGAGAGAGTCGTCGCTTCGCGGATCGAGGGCAAGGAAAAGATCTTCGAATCGATCAAGACTTTCTTGGGAAAGGGGAAATAGCCGGATGACGACCGAGCTGGGGCCCGAACTGGAGGCGATCCGCCAAGAAATCGAGGGCTACGCCCAGGAATACGGGCTCGACTATTTCCCGGTGATCTTCGAAGTCCTGGACTGGAACCAGATCAACATGGTCGCGGCCTATGGCGGATTCCCCAACCGCTACCCCCACTGGCGCTTCGGAATGGAGTACGAGCAGCTCTCCAAGTCCTATTCCTACGGGCTCTCCAAGATTTACGAGATGGTCATCAACAACAACCCGTCCTACGCTTATTTGCTGCACTCCAATTCGCTGGTCGACCAGAAGCTGGTGATGGCCCACGTTTACGGCCACTCCGACTTTTTCAAGCAGAACGTTTACTTCGCCCACACCAACCGCAAGATGATGGACGAGATGGCCAACCACAAGACCCGGATCAAGAAGTTCATCGACAAGCACGGGATGGAGGAAGTCGAGAACTTCATCGACGTCTGCCTTAGCCTGGAGAATTTGATCGACACCCATGGCCCGGCGATCCGGCGCCGCCGCGACGGCAGCGAAGTCGCTGCGGATGAGGACGCCGACCCCCGCTCGGCCGTTCCGCGGCTGAAGAGCAAGGACTACATGGACAAGTACATCAACCCCAAGGACTTCCTCGAGGAGCAGGGGCGGAAGGTCGAGGAAGAGCGGCGCCAGAAGAAGAATTTTCCGGAGCATCCCGAGCAGGACGTGCTCCTGTTCTTGATCGAGCACGCCCCGATGGAACGCTGGCAGCGCGACGTCCTGGAGATCATCCGGGAGGAAGCCTATTACTTCGTTCCCCAGATGCAGACCAAGATCATGAACGAAGGCTGGGCCTCTTATTGGCATTCGACGATCATGACCCAGAAAGCCCTCAAGGCCGACGAATTCATCGATTACGCCGACCATCATTCCGGGACCTTGGCTTCACGGCCCGGCAGCCTCAATCCCTACAAGATCGGGATCGAGCTTTACCGCGACATCGAGGACCGCTGGAATAAGGGCAAGTTCGGCAAGGATTACGAGGACTGCGACGACATGGTCGAGAAGAAGCGCTGGAACCGCAACCTCGGCTTGGGCAAGCAGAAGATTTTCGAGGTCCGGAAGATCTACTCCGACCTCAATTTCATCGACACCTTCCTGACCGAGGACTTTTGCCGGGAGCACCGGCTCTTCACCTTCGCCTTCAACAATTCCAAGCAGAACTACGAGATCGCCAGCCGGGAGTTCAAGCAGATCAAGGATAAGCTGCTTTCGGCCCTGACCAATCGCGGGCAACCCTTCATCCGGGTCACCAACGCCAACTATCAGAATCGCGGCGAGCTTTATCTGGTGCATCAGCACGACGGCGTCGATCTGCGCCCCGATTACTCCGAGGAGACGCTGAAGAACTTGCACAATATCTGGAAGCGGCCGGTCGCCCTGGAAACCAAGATCGACGGCAACGAGAAGATTCTCTACTACGACGGCAAGGCCTATCAGGAAATGGCCAAGACGGCCCAGATGTGAAAACCGTCATCCTGAGCGAAGCGAAGGATCTGTGACTGGCTTGGTGGGTATGAGATCCTTCGCTTCGCTCAGGATGACAATGGCCGCTACTTTGTAAGCTTATCCAAGGCTTCTTGGTACTTCTCGGCGGTTTTGCGGACGATGTCCTCGGGCAGGGCCGGCGGGTTCGACTTCTTATCCCATTTGATCGAGGTCAGGTAGTCCCGGACGAACTGCTTGTCGTAACTCGGCGGGTTGGACCCGGTCTTGTATTGATCGGCCGGCCAGAAACGCGAGGAATCCGGGGTCAGGACCTCGTCGATCAAGATCAGCTTGCCATCGTAGAGGCCCAGCTCGATCTTAGTGTCGGCGATGATGATCCCCCGGCTTGCGGCGTATTCGGCGGCGATCGAGTAAATCTTGAGGCAGATGTCCCGGGCCTCGGCGGCGATCTTCTCGCCGACGGTTTTCACCATCTCTTCATAGGAAATGTTCTCGTCGTGCTGGCCCTTGGGGGCCTTGGTCGAAGGCGTGAAGATCGGCTTCTCCAGCTTTTGAGCTTGAACCAAGCCCTTGGGCAGCTCGATGCCGCAAACCGTGCCGCGCTCGGTGTATTCTTGATAGCCGGTTCCCACCAGGTAGCCGCGAACGATCAGCTCGACCGGCAGCGGCTTGGCCTTCTTGACGATGACGCTGCGGCCCTCGAGCTGGCGAAGCTCGTCGGGATCCTGGGTCACCGAGCTCAAAGGGCGGTCGAGGCTGTGATTGGCCACCAAACCTTCGGTTTTCTTCAGCCAAAAATTGGAAAGCTGGGTTAGAATGACGCCCTTGCGGGGAATCGGCGTGGGCAGAATGTGATCGAAGGCCGAGATTCGGTCGCTGGCGACCAGCAAGAGCGCATCGCCCAAGTCGTAGATATCGCGGACCTTGCCGCGGAAAAGGAGGGGAACGCTTTTGAGACGGGACTCGAGCAGGGCCTCGGCCATCTTAGTCAACCTTTTCGGGAAGGGATTGGCGAATGGCCCGGACCCGGCTTTCGGCGATCTCACGGAGGGCGGTGACGACGTCCTTGTTCTTGCTCACGACGAGGCGGGCGCTGCCCTTAGCCAGCTGGCGAACCCGGCGCGAGGCCAAGTGCACGAGCGCAAAGCGGTTTTCGATCTTTTCCAGACAGTCTTCGACGGTGACGCGTGCCATAAAAATCCTTGTATTTCAAGGTGTTGCAACTAGAGCCGGTGTTTATGGCTTATTTTTACGGGGATTTCAAGAAGGATATGGGGCCTGGATCGGGACTTAATGGGTCGGCTTGTTCAGCTTTTCGAGGCGTTCCAGCCGAAAGTCGATGCCTTTGAGCTGGTGATTGGTGAAGACGTATTCTTGCCGCAGGTCTTCGAACTTTTTATAAAGATCGTCGAAACGGCCGAGGGTTTCGTGCCTAAACTCGTCGAATTCGCCCCGCAACCCACCCAATTCGCCCTCGATTTTGATAAATCGGGGTTCCACCAGTCCTCGGTAAAAATCTATCAAAAGCTCTCGAGTTTCGAGGCGCATTTCCTTGCCGAAAGCCGAAAACGCTTCTTTTAGCTCGACCTTCAGCTCGGCTTTCAAATCGGCTTTCAGCTCGGCTAACTCTTTTTTAAAGACGCCTCGAGTCAGGAACTCATCGTCCGGGTTTTTCTTCCTAGGCATGGCAACCTCGCGCTTAAGCTGTTTCGATTTTCCGAATATTTCAAGGTTTAAATTATCTTCCGAAGGAACGAACCACCGCCATCGTCGTCTCGTGCTCCTTGGAGAGGAAGGCATTGGCCAGCTCGACCGCGGATTGCTTGTTTTGGGCTACGTCCCGGATGAAGGTTTGCAGCACCGCGATGTCGTCGTTGGCTTGGGAAACGTCGTTTTGCAGGATTTGGAGCTTCTTGGCGCCTTCGGCCGAGTCGGTCTTTTGGCTCTGAATGTCTTGGGTGAGCTTGCGCTTCCGGTCTTGAATCTCTTGGACTTTCGTCATCAAAATTTGAGTCATCTGATTCGCCATCCGGGATTCGACGTGAGCGAACATCATCATGGCGAGCGAGATATTCCCGGAGCGAATGGCCAGCATCATCAAATGAACGAGGCGGTTGAGCTTGGCATCTTGGGAGAGAGTTTCGGCTTGAGCCAACCGAGCCGAGCCGGCGCTTAAATTTTGCAAGGTGCTACGGCAAATTTCCTTTTCCCAATCGATGGGCTCCAAGGTGAGGGGATTCTGCTCGGGGAAGCTCAAGCCCCCCCGGCCTTCGATGCCGATCTCCTGGAAAAAGCGGGCGACGTCCTCGCGCGAATCCTGAGACACTTCGAGCCGGCTCTTGAGCTTAAACACCGGAAGCTCGACCGGCTCGGGGTCGAGGAGGGTGTCGCCGCGACCGGCGGAGAGGATGCAGCCGCCATTTTGGAGGTTGTTCAAGAGTGCCGATTGGGGAGAGGCCGGGCCGAAGCCGCAGGCCGAAGTCTTCATGCGCGGCGCCGTGCTCGCGGCTCCTCCTTGCCAATTTTCGATTTGTTTCTCGATCAAGATTTTCATCGAGGTCAACATGGTTCCTCCTTCAAAAAGCCCCGGCCGGCAAAGGCCGGGGCCCCGTGTTTTTCTCGCGTCACGCGACGGAGAGGTGAATGTCGGTTTTAAACTCGGATCATGAGCTGGTAATTTTTTTGGACTTGGCGAACTTGGCGATCGAGACCCAGGTAGCGGCCCTGCTCGACGCTTTGGACCATTCGCGACTTGAGCTGACGGATTTTTTCTTCGATTCGCTTTTTCTCTTCGTGAAGAGCTTCGGGCTTCATGGAGGCCTCCTGATCGGCTGATGGCGGGAGGCGATGCAGGGCGGGTGCCGAAGTGGGTCGATTTCGGGATACCTTATAAGTAATTGAAATTATTGTAATTTATTAGATAGCTTCGGAGAGCGCCAGGGGGCGGCGCGGCCGGATTTCCTTCCCGGTGTCCGAATTTAAGACTGGGTAAAAAAAAGCCGCTTCCCAAAGGAAGCGGCTTCCCGGAGTGCCCCTCAGGAATTTCTTAATTCCAACGCCGGCGAATGGCGAAGCCCGCCGCCGTCAGTATTCCAAAAATTGCCCAACTTTGAATAAATCCCGGCTGGGTCGATGGGCCGAGCCGGCACCCGCCGTCGCCGCCGCCACCGGTGTCGTCGCTTAAAATCTCGACCGACACCGTGGAGCTGTTGTTGTCGGAATTTCCGTCGAAGGCACCGAGGACGGTGGCCGTATTGTCGGCGATTCCGTCATTGATCGCTTCGACCGTCAGGTTCACGGTGACGCTCTCGCCGGCGGCGATGGTGCCGAGTGCGCAAGTGACGGTTCCCACGATGTCGGCGCAGCCGGCATCGGCATCCCGGAAGGCGACCTCACTGGGCAGAACGTCGGTGATGGTGGCCACGCTGCCGTCGGGACCATGATTGGTCACGGTCAGCGTGTAAATGAAGCTGTCGCCGACGATGACGATCTCGTCGCTGGCGGTCTTTTCGATGGAAATATCGGCCGATTGAGCCGCGGCCATTGAAGGAAATCCAAGGGCGCAGAAACCGGCGATGAGAAGTCGAGAGAAGCTAATCGGCCGTTTTCGAAGCCAGAGAATCGAGCTTAAGCCGATGGCGAAAATTCCCCAGGCCGGAGCAGCGCTCTTCGAGGCCGATCGACCGATCCGGCAGCCGCCGCCATCGGTGTCGTTGCTCAAGACATTGATTGTCACGCTGGAGCTGTCGTTCGAAGGATCGGTGTCGACGTCAGCGCCGGACACCGTGGCCGTGTTCTCGACGGTGCCATCGTTGTTGGCCTCGACGACGACGCTGGCCGCGGCGCTGGCGCCGGGATCGAGGTCGCCCAGGTCGCAGGTCACGATGCCGCCGCTTTCGGCGCAGCCGGCGTCGACCGAGATCAAAGTCACCTCGGAGGGCAGAGTGTCGCTCACCACCGCCGGGCTAATGCCGGGGCCGTTATTGGTCACCGTCAGGGTATAGGTGATCTCGTCGCCGACCACGTAGATCTCGTCATCGGCCGTTTTGACGATGGCAAGATCGGTAACGATGGCTTCGACTGACCCGATGTCGCAGGCCGAGCCGGAGGGCCGGAGGAAGCCGCGCTGATCGGTCGTCAAGACGGCGCCGCTGCCGTCGAGGCAGCCGCCGGGGTTGCCGCCGTCGATCGCCGGGCTGCCGGCCAGCAAGTTATGAGTCTGGGTCGGGCCGCCGTTGTCAGCCAAAGGCCCGATCAGCGGATCGCCGACGATGTCGTCGGGGTTGTTGCCGATCGGGAAGCCGTCGGGCTCGCAATCGGCGTTGTTGGGGCTGCCGAAAATATTATAGCCGTCGCTGGTGATGTTGATGCCGGAGCAATCGTCGGAGCTGCCGCTCGAACTGTTGGCGGTGAAGATGCTGTTGCGGAGCAAAACCGGATTGCCGAAGACTCCGCCGCCGAGGCCGGCCGCGCTGTTATCGGCGACGGTGACGTTATTCAGCGAAAAACCGAATTCCGAGCGAAGAATCATCAGGCCGCCGCCGTCGACGCCGGCTTCATTGCCGCTGAAAGTGCTGTTGGTGATTTCCTTCAGCGTTCCGCCGCTTCCCTGATGGT is a window of bacterium DNA encoding:
- a CDS encoding MlaD family protein, translated to MKVKTSQQIRVGIFVFIGLILSMVVIFLLGDGWAIFQRQYNLYSSFKDISGLKLDAPVYLAGIQVGRVDSIAFPENLKDQQVTIKMKIQHQFRDRIRQNSTSRITTQGLLGDKAIFISMGSPEYPEMKDGDTLNAKEGLSLEAISDRGTELLDNVTKLSKNVDGLVEDIRTNEGLVHALIYDTEGKEIVRDLAKLTQSAQSVVREVQQGRGSIHALIYDPVDKDIGKAFSQTAENLKNVSRDFAAISGKIEKGEGSVGGLINDPTVYYDLMTLLGKANRNKILRTVIRATLATNEKDLIEK
- a CDS encoding DUF444 family protein, whose translation is MVLKIEQDYNRFKQIVRGKIKRELRKFITNGELIGKQGKDLISIPLPQIDIPHFTFGSRQKGGVGQGEGAVGDPLGADPDEGGDPKAGNAPGDHILEVDITLEELAEIMGEELELPRIEPKGKSSIVSQRTKYSSLRRSGPDSLVHRKRTYKEALKRQILAGTYKSEKPVLLPIREDRRYRSWKEERKPEFNAVVIYMMDVSGSMGSEQKEIVRIESFWIDTWLRSQYDGLETRYIIHDAVAREVDQETFYHTRESGGTIISSAYKLCLKMIEEEYDPAQWNLYAFHFSDGDNWSSNDTQECLKLLSEQMLPNLNLFCYGQVESEYGSGQFLRDLTERYDGKEERVVASRIEGKEKIFESIKTFLGKGK
- a CDS encoding ABC transporter permease, which codes for MQLVLPFRGALLSRTGKAFLELMDYLGGLSVLSGKLIKSVFQRGFPFNETIKQFEEVGIKSAALTNLIALFTGLVLAVQFIVGLERFGLQLYTGQIIGIAITRELGPVLTSLMIAARVGSGIAAEIGSMNVTEQVLAVEAMGADPVQKLVIPRVVACTLCAPILTVVADFVGIIGGMIITTMQTGVGTRYYLDQITTTVQMIDFGSGIAKTFFFGFFIGVIACYQGLNTRGGTEGVGRATTLSVVYSSIGIFISDFFLTKLFLLF
- a CDS encoding choice-of-anchor Q domain-containing protein, yielding MKSTLLSVSVLVGTACLASPPLHAITFTPNVFDDPTPVAAPNGCTGAGSNPTRCSLREAALSANANPGADVIELGTGTYTLSIPEAGNPESGDLDFSEGSPYGIAIQGQGPANTKILAAAGLNERILQVTGPDVSMTLQGLTLEGGNSPGDGGALFSDTGATVDADPVNILNCDFIGNKAAGDGGAVIIDGTNPTVVIDGGLYDNNESTGSNAGAIALSHGANISPLDLVKNVILTNNRAVNGQAGAIRHGAPNGVSFSNIQAMGNQAETGGAIYVSNGAGGIAFELLDSVISENVASTGDGGGIRGSGGGFFKIVNSTFSGNQAPANGGGAFINNGSGLQILGSAFNGNSAGNGGGLYHQGSGGTLKEITNSTFSGNEAGVDGGGLMILRSEFGFSLNNVTVADNSAAGLGGGVFGNPVLLRNSIFTANSSSGSSDDCSGINITSDGYNIFGSPNNADCEPDGFPIGNNPDDIVGDPLIGPLADNGGPTQTHNLLAGSPAIDGGNPGGCLDGSGAVLTTDQRGFLRPSGSACDIGSVEAIVTDLAIVKTADDEIYVVGDEITYTLTVTNNGPGISPAVVSDTLPSEVTLISVDAGCAESGGIVTCDLGDLDPGASAAASVVVEANNDGTVENTATVSGADVDTDPSNDSSSVTINVLSNDTDGGGCRIGRSASKSAAPAWGIFAIGLSSILWLRKRPISFSRLLIAGFCALGFPSMAAAQSADISIEKTASDEIVIVGDSFIYTLTVTNHGPDGSVATITDVLPSEVAFRDADAGCADIVGTVTCALGTIAAGESVTVNLTVEAINDGIADNTATVLGAFDGNSDNNSSTVSVEILSDDTGGGGDGGCRLGPSTQPGFIQSWAIFGILTAAGFAIRRRWN
- a CDS encoding phosphoribosylaminoimidazolesuccinocarboxamide synthase produces the protein MAEALLESRLKSVPLLFRGKVRDIYDLGDALLLVASDRISAFDHILPTPIPRKGVILTQLSNFWLKKTEGLVANHSLDRPLSSVTQDPDELRQLEGRSVIVKKAKPLPVELIVRGYLVGTGYQEYTERGTVCGIELPKGLVQAQKLEKPIFTPSTKAPKGQHDENISYEEMVKTVGEKIAAEARDICLKIYSIAAEYAASRGIIIADTKIELGLYDGKLILIDEVLTPDSSRFWPADQYKTGSNPPSYDKQFVRDYLTSIKWDKKSNPPALPEDIVRKTAEKYQEALDKLTK
- a CDS encoding SpoVR family protein codes for the protein MTTELGPELEAIRQEIEGYAQEYGLDYFPVIFEVLDWNQINMVAAYGGFPNRYPHWRFGMEYEQLSKSYSYGLSKIYEMVINNNPSYAYLLHSNSLVDQKLVMAHVYGHSDFFKQNVYFAHTNRKMMDEMANHKTRIKKFIDKHGMEEVENFIDVCLSLENLIDTHGPAIRRRRDGSEVAADEDADPRSAVPRLKSKDYMDKYINPKDFLEEQGRKVEEERRQKKNFPEHPEQDVLLFLIEHAPMERWQRDVLEIIREEAYYFVPQMQTKIMNEGWASYWHSTIMTQKALKADEFIDYADHHSGTLASRPGSLNPYKIGIELYRDIEDRWNKGKFGKDYEDCDDMVEKKRWNRNLGLGKQKIFEVRKIYSDLNFIDTFLTEDFCREHRLFTFAFNNSKQNYEIASREFKQIKDKLLSALTNRGQPFIRVTNANYQNRGELYLVHQHDGVDLRPDYSEETLKNLHNIWKRPVALETKIDGNEKILYYDGKAYQEMAKTAQM
- a CDS encoding serine protein kinase — translated: MTTSGSTLMAELRNLQNVQLYQDLNWEGSFEEYLEIVRRDPKVARSAFQRVYDMIVAQGTEEYKEYKKKIVRYKFFEDPFENGKDGIFGLDLHLMKLVHLFKSAAKRYGAEKRIFLLHGPVGSSKSTIARLLKKGIEHYSRTPEGALYTFKWVKHPSVDAKEVFGSSEELPCPMHEEPLRLIPPELRSRITDELNKKLTDGFKIVIEGDLCPSCRYIFNALGHYYKGDWAKVVDNHIRVKRLVLSEKDRIGIGTFQPKDEKNQDSTELTGDINYRKIAEYGSESDPRAFNFDGEFNIANRGVIEFIEVLKLDVAFLYDLLGASQEHRIKPKKFAQTDIDELILGHTNEPEYRKLQNNEYMEALRDRTVKVDIPYVTRLGEEMKIYEKDFNSEKIQGKHIAPHTIEMASMWAVLTRLEEPKKANLTLLQKLKLYDGKTLSGFTEDNVKELRKESTREGLDGISPRYIQDKISNALVKDAEGCVNPFMVLNELESGLRHHSLIRDEDLRKRMMEMLSVVKEEYEDIVKNEVQRAISSDEEAIGRLCANYIDNVKAYTQKERVRNKYTGQDEEPDERLMRSIEEKIDIPESRKDDFRREIMNYIGALAVEGKKFDYKTNERLHKALELKLFEDQKDSIKLTSLVTSVIDKDTQEKIDVVKSRLIHNHGYCDICATDVLNYVASIFARGDIKGQ
- the rpoZ gene encoding DNA-directed RNA polymerase subunit omega: MARVTVEDCLEKIENRFALVHLASRRVRQLAKGSARLVVSKNKDVVTALREIAESRVRAIRQSLPEKVD
- a CDS encoding ABC transporter ATP-binding protein, which codes for MDHAFIQFEHVKKAFDEKVIYKDLTLDIQKGETITIIGGSGTGKSVMLKLLLALMQPDDGKILFDGEDVVQMGPEELNRTRKRVGMLFQGGALFDSMTVYENVAYPLYENFKDYDEEKIAKIVQEKLDVVGLGDTAKMMPSDLSGGMKKRIALARAIATDPEVILYDEPTTGLDPTNTNRINELIISLQKRFKVTSLVVTHDMNSAFKISDRLALLYDKKIEWVGTKGEVDHSDNEIVKKFIEGQIGE